The genomic window TGAGTGGAGTCTTTATGGGTTAACATGAGCTGAACATGTGAGGAAAAGACAAAAGCTTCGATGCCACAGTTGAGGAACGGGTGACACTCCTGAAACAAACTCTGACATCAAGCTGCAAACCAAGTTAAAAAGTACCTGAGAGGCACTGAGATGTTTAAAACTCCTATTTCCCACCCTGTCTGCGTACCCTCGATGCACCACATGAAATAACAATACCTTCAACAATGAACTGAGCTTAAAGGGATAAAATATCGGAAATGAAAGCATTTTCCAAGTCTGAGGCTCAGATTCCAGGGAAGATTTATTCCATGCAGCGCTCTAATATCATCAAAATCTATTATGAAATATGAAGACTTTGCATAAAATTCTTTCTATCAGACCCGACTTGCCTGGAACTATCATTCTATGCCAAGGAATGTTGCTGTGGTCGtctctgtttttaatttgagacTAATAACACCAGAGGAGGAACAAAAGCAAGTGATTAAAGGCCAAAAGCTCCGTGAAGGTACAAAGATCCTTCCGGCTGATTTACACGCACCGAGGCAGCTAACATGCGTGCGTTAACCGAGGTTATAAACCGCCACATCCCAGCGCTGCTCGGTGGAAACACCGGACTGTGTGATCCCCTGACTCAGCCGGTGGCATTAGTAACGCGACCCTGCCGGCTGGAGCAGTGTCAGGAATCAAAGAACATGCTCCACAGTTTGCTGCATGTTACACGTGAgcgtgtatgtgtatgtgaaatgtttttgtgcaCCTGCAGtcgtgtgtgagacagtgtgtgtgtgagagtgtgtttgctcCGTGCCACCTCAGTAAAATTAATCAAatttatagcccatattcacatattcatagggcttaacaaggttcaacaccctctgtccttaaccctcagcaTGAAAAActtgtgagggatccctctcccaggatggacagaagtgtggtaaatcacaacatttacataattgatgagaaaagacagtgtctaacATAAATGGAGGGGTGTATAAATTTGTACCTGAGAAAATGGccgacagagatgaagggagcagtatGGACAGCTGTGATGACAGATGTTTTGTCAGTAATGGAAGAATATGAGGAGGAAATCAGTCACAATATCTGGAGGGTGGACAAATGTGGGAAGGCAACACGAGTTTGAACTAACTTTTTTTACTAAAGAATTGTTAAGGACATTTTAATAGACACACTAAAATACAGCCACAAACAAATTCTGTGGAGTCCACAGGCAGAGAGACGCTGTGGGTGCAGTTTATTTCACTCATGAAGGTTCTTAACGCAGTGAAATGACCTGTAGTTTTTCAGCTGCTGCAATAATACAAGCTGTTGGAATTTTCTAAATCATAAGGAAATGAGCTTCTATGCTTCCTATCTTATctcctttagcagaggaaacactggacCATCCTTCACacaaggagaggagaaaatTCCGTCCCATAATTTAAAAGCGATGCAGCGTCCTAGTTTTATTCTCCTGAAACGAACAAAAACTTATAGAAATCCTCACACGATCGTCTGAGCTCCTGATTTCGTCTCCgtcacatctgtccagtcagGAGTCACGTTGAACAATgagattatttaatttatagttCTGAAACGGAGCTTGCTCAGTTTATGAGCTGCTGCTTTGTAGCCTCTCGTCTATTTGGTCCGGCACCATCTTgtctttttaaatcagaagtgaccacattagtaggagcgaggggtggagcctgactgagagctcgaggacactgcacgcCCTTCTCCCcctgcaacctgcacccattggacattactagctgtcaatcacattatatatacagtatatatcatatacacatcatatatttgactctatatagaaccatgacttacaaaatgaacaccagtgtgtattgaggaagaaacaagagatgttgattaaatttcaactttatttttttttaagagaggtacatattttcttttacatttcttttgcctcttcttctccttctctctgtctagtttctatctcttctcttgcttcttcttctctttcagctccttctttaggctcttctctgcctctttttttgctttcttttgctcctttacTTTCGTTGCCTTGTCCTTGTCgctcatcaaggccagttcctgaaaagacagagacgagtgtgtttagatgttttctctttcaaaagtcttaataaaaaacaaacttaaagtgcaacaagttcttattcaaatcaaacggagctgatgtgacttacctgaagcttgatctgtttcaggatGAGCATCTTTATGTCGGCCTCGtacttggccgcccacatctgctcagtatcaCTGACCAGTCTCTCCAGCGCCTTGATTTTTAttaagccagcctccttctccacctgctcacaactgagatggtcctccagagcgTGAACTTttgtctcccactcagtcttctTCTGGAGGATCCTGGTCTCAGTGGCCTGCTGCATGGAGATTAGTTTcctgttgctggcttccagtgctatattctgactggtgagactggcGATCATCTGATCCGTATGGACAATTTTAGCCTCATGCTTGGTCACCCAcgtctcttctgtgaccttgagcattctctccagctccttgattttaaTGACGCCAGCCTTCTTCTCGGCCAGCTCatggctgagctcgtccttctgAGCCTCGATTTTAATGacgccagccttcttctctgcttgctcacggctgagctcgtccttcagagccttgattttgaagaacccatccttcttctctgcctgctcacggctgagctcgtccttcagagccttgattttgatgaacccatccttcttctcctcttgctcacggctgagctcgtccttcagagccttgattttgataatgccagccttcttctctgcttgctcacggctgagctcgtccttcagagccttgattgtGAAGAACCCATccttcttctccgcctgctcacggctgagctcgtccttcagagcctggATTTTCATTAACCCATccttcttctccgcctgctcacggctgagctcgtcctttagagccttgatttctgagcGCCAGTCAGGCTcattctggagaacttttgtccccatagctttaagcttggttgtgagctcatcaATTTGTTTGTCCAGCGCCTGTTTCTCATGCAGAGTCCTGTCGAtgacctgttccctctgttttattgagtactccagctcattcaCCTGGTTGCACTTTTGTttcaggtcacgtctgatcttgtggatctctgcctgctggctttgattACGAGTACTCAAAGACCTGTACTCCTTCTCTTGGATCCTCAACTCCTTCTTGGCATCCTTTAGATCAAGCTCTAGTTCCTCCTTGAGTCTTTCAAagtctgcattctgcatgctctccttttccttccgcCATGTAGCTTCTTTGCAGGAGATGGCCATCCTtaaactggcattttcatgagcctgATTCAAATTCTCAGAGTCCAACTTCTGTTTTGcttcaaggaggtcctcaaacaatttctcggagtctggcacctgaaagacacaaacatataacagttaaaaacacagtcccatactcactttgaattaaatgttgatgaaccagaccaacacaaatcattgatttaaccaccagtacatttaaatacagtttcttcaattctgttaaatacagtctctacatatgtcacgatatgaaattttggtgccgattattgtcagaggaaatatcacggtttcacgatttacacgattattgattaaatgaaaaacaaacaatatatagctaatagtatagctaattaactacaatatttattattattatcaacaatatccagttagtttttatagtgtaacatTTGgccatttaaaagtaatttatgtaagctgtttcatttagttgccttattgtggaaggttggtcagtgaatttgtgtatcctgtcatcataagcaatatatctgtatgggacttttattgtgtgtgtgtgtgtgtgtgtgtgtgtgtgtgtgtgtgtgtgtgtgtgtgtgtgtgtgtgtgtgtgtgtacgtgtgctggtcagaaaccgaaagtaaacaagtttttctcctctcgctgtgaACTCCTCTGATGGAGTTCTTTGTCCAGCGTTGTTGGAAATAAGGCTGTTAAGTCATTTCCCTCTTCTCAAATAACGTTTCAGTGGTTCGCCCACacaaattacgtgacttgcgagagatttcaccacgcggtgcacacacaaatttaaaaaaaatcactagtatgctcatgctagcattctagcgttagcaccaatgtggtggATTTGTTTAAAGTCCATCCACTTGCAGAAAAAAATTTTTtagagtttgagacaaacaatggaaaaataaaataaaatcgtgtAAAGTGTAAcactaaaaaacatgtttcctgtttagaaaccttacccttttTGACTTGTTCTTCGGCATGTTTGCTAAATACAGGAACAGTGTtggtgtactgaagtatattctgtcttctgacggtctcgtgtatcaaagatttgtggatctgtggtctggttttggagctgttgtcctCACAAGGTCTTCTCCtgaactcttataggcactgaacctggctttgatggctttgaagtccagataaatgacatttaacaatcaaggtcaaatatgacatcatagacactgtcacatgggacattatagacactgtcacatgtgacatcacagaaactgtcacatgggatcccagacactgtcacatgtgacatcacagaaactgtcacatgtgacatcacagaaactgtcagttaaatgtgatattaaacaaacagttttccatgatataagccctatgaggcaaattatgAAAAGTGAATATGgagtatataaaaaatgtatttattgattgatgGATCAGTTTTGAAACACAGTACCACAAACTGTGTGATTTCTATTGGAACAGtacaaaaagcacaaatataCTTTTGTTACCCAACATATGTTATAATCACTTCAAGTCTTTttcaaacaatattaaactataaaatTTCTCTTCACCAAATCGAACTTCAGCACACTAGTGCTGCTTTGTACCCTCTCGTCTATTTGGTCCggcaccatcttgtttttttaaatcagaagtgaccacattagtaggagcgaggggtggagcctgactgagagcttgagGATACTGCAcgccctcctccccctgcaacctgcacccattggacattactagctgtcaatcacattatatatacagtatatatcatatacacatcatatatttgactctatatagaaccatgacttacaaaatgaacaccagggtgtattgaggaagaaacaagatgttgattaaatttcaactttatttttttttaagaggtacatattttctttttcatttcctttgcctcttcttcaccttctctctgtctagtgtttatctcttctcctgcttcttcttctctttcagctccttctttcgcctcttctctgcctctttctttgctttcttttgctcctttacTTTCGTTGCCTTGTCCTTGTCgctcatcaaggccagttcctgaaaagacagagacgagtgtgtttagatgttttctctttaaaagtctgaataaaaaacaaacttaaagtgcaactagttcttattcaaatcaaacggagctgatgtgacttacctgaagcttgatctgtttcaggatGAGCATCTTTATGTCGGCCTcgtgcttggccgcccacatctgctcagtgtcGCTGAccagtctctccagctccttgatttttactaagccagcctccttctccacctgctcacaactgagatggtcctccagagcgTCAACTTttgtctcccactcagtcttgttctggaggatcctggTCTCGGTGGCCTGCTGCATGGAGATTAGTTTcctgttgctggcttccagtgctatattctgactggtgagactggcGATCATCTGATCCATATGGACAATTTTAGCCTCATGCTTGGTCACCCAcgtctcttctgtgaccttgagcattctctccagctccttgattttaatgaagccagccttcttctccgcctgctcatggctgagctcgtccttctgAGCCTCGATTTTAAtgaagccagccttcttctccgcctgctcatGGCTGAGCTcttccttcagagccttgattttgatgaagccagccttcttctctgcttgctcacggctgagctcgtccttcagagccttgattttgatgaatCCATCCTTCTTCTCTGcttgctcacggctgagctcgtccttcagagccttgattttgataatgccagccttcttctccgcctgctcacggcttagctcgtccttcagagccttgattttgataatgccagccttcttctccgcctgctcactgctgagctcgtccttcagagccttgatgtTAAtgaagccagccttcttctccacctgctcacggctgagctcgtccttcagagcctggATTTTCATTAACCCATCCTTCTTTtccgcctgctcacggctgagctcgtccttcagagccttgatttctgagcGCCAGTCAGGCTcattctggagaacttttgtccccatagctttaagcttggttgtgagctcatcaATTTGTTTGTCCAGCGCCTGTTTCTCACGCAgagtcctgtcgatcacctgttccctctgttttatcgagtactccagctcattcaCCTGGTTGCACTTTTGCTTCAGGTCatgtctgatcttgtggatctctgcctgctggctttggtTACGTTGACTCAAAGACCTGTACTCCTTCTCTTGGATCCTCAACTCCTTCTTGGCATCCTTTAGATCGAGCTCTAGTTCCTCCTTGAGTCTTTCAAAGTcagcattctgcatgctctccttttccttccgccatgtagcttctttgcaggacatggccaTCCTtaaactggcattttcatgagccagattcAAATTCTCAGAGTCCAACTTCTGTTTCGcttcaaggaggtcctcaaacaatttctcggagtctggcacctgaaagacacaaacatataacagttaaaaacacagtcccacactcactttgaattaaatgttgatgaaccagaccaaaacaaataattgatttaaccaccagtacatttaaatacagtttcttcaattttgttaaatacagtctctacatactagggatgtcacgatgggaaattttggtgccgattattgtcagaggaaatatcacagtttcgcgatttacacgattattgattaaatgaaaaacaaacaatatatagctaatagtatagctaattaactacaatatttattattgttataagtgtaaaactgaaaaacatgtttcctgtttagaaaccttacccttttTGACTTGTTCTTCGGCATGTTTGCTAAATACAGGAACAGTGTtggtgtactgaagtatattctgtcttctgacggtctcgtgtatcaaagatttgtggatctgtggtctggttttggagctgttgtcctCACAAGGTCTTCTCCtgaactcttataggcactgaacctagccttgatggctttgaagtccagataaatgacatttaacaatcaaggtcaaatatgacatcatagacactgtcacatgggacattatagacactgtcacatgtgacatcacagaaactgtcacatgggatACCAGACACTGTCAcgtgacatcacagaaactgtcacatgggacaccacagacactgtcagttaaatgtgatattaaacaaacagttttccatgatataagccctatgaggcaaattatgAAAAGTGAATATGGAgtatataaaacatgtatttattgattgatgGATCAGTTTTGAAACACAGTACCACAAACTGTGTGATTTCTATTGGAACAGtacaaaaagcacaaatataCTTTTGTTACCCAACATATGTTATAATCACTTCAAGTCTTTttcaaacaatattaaactataaaatgtCATTTCTCTTCACCAAATCGAACTTCAGCACACTAGTGCTGCTTTGTAGCCTCTCGTCTATTTGGTCCggcaccatcttgtttttttaaatcagaagtgaccacattagtaggagcgaggggtggagcctgactgagagcttgagGATACTGCAcgccctcctccccctgcaacctgcacccattggacattactagctgtcaatcacattatatatacagtatatatcatatacacatcatatatttgactctatatagaaccatgacttacaaaatgaacaccagggtgtattgaggaagaaacaagatgttgattaaatttcaactttatttttttttaagaggtacatattttctttttcatttcctttgcctcttcttcaccttctctctgtctagtgtttatctcttctcctgcttcttcttctctttcagctccttctttcgcctcttctctgcctctttctttgctttcttttgctcctttacTTTCGTTGCCTTGTCCTTGTCgctcatcaaggccagttcctgaaaagacagagacgagtgtgtttagatgttttctctttaaaagtctgaataaaaaacaaacttaaagtgcaactagttcttattcaaatcaaaaggagctgatgtgactcacctgaagcttgatctgtttcaggatGAGCATCTTTATGTCGGCCTcgtgcttggccgcccacatctgctcagtgtcGCTGAccagtctctccagctccttgatttttactaagccagcctccttctccacctgctcacaactgagatggtcctccagagcgTCAACTTttgtctcccactcagtcttgttctggaggatcctggTCTCGGTGGCCTGCTGCATGGAGATTAGTTTcctgttgctggcttccagtgctttattctgactggtgagactggcGATCATCTGATCCATATGGAGAATTTTAGCCTCATGCTTGGTCACCCAcgtctcttctgtgaccttgagcattctctccagctccttgattttaatgaagccagccttcttctccgcctgctcacggctgagctcgtccttctgAGCCTCAATTTTAAtgaagccagccttcttctccgactgctcacggctgagctcctctttcagagccttgattttgatgaagccagccttcttctctgcttgctcacggctgagctcgtccttcagagccttgattttgatgaacccatccttcttctctgcttgctcacggctgagctcgtccttcagagccttgattttgataatgccagccttcttctccgcctgctcactgctgagctcgtccttcagagccttgatgtTAAtgaagccagccttcttctccgcctgctcacggctgagctcgtccttcagagcctggATTTTCATTAACCCATccttcttctccgcctgctcacggctgagctcgtcctttagagccttgatttctgagcgccagtcaggctcgttctggggaacttttgtccccatagctttaagcttggttgtgagctcatcaATTTGTTTGTCCAGCGCCTGTTTCTCATGCAGAGTCCTGTCGAtgacctgttccctctgttttatcgagtactccagctcattcaCCTGGTTGCACTTTTGCTTCAGGTCatgtctgatcttgtggatctctgcctgctggctttggtTACGTTGACTCAAAGACCTGTACTCCTTCTCTTGGATCCTCAACTCCTTCTTGGCATCCTTTAGATCGAGCTCTAGTTCCTCCTTGAGTCTTTCAAAGTcagcattctgcatgctctccttttccttccgccatgtagcttctttgcaggacatggccaTCCTtaaactggcattttcatgagccagattcAAATTCTCAGAGTCCAACTTCTGTTTCGcttcaaggaggtcctcaaacaatttctcggagtctggcacctgaaagacacaaacatataacagttaaaaacacagtcccacactcactttgaattaaatgttgatgaaccagtccaacaaatcattgatttaaccaccagtacatttaaatacagtttcttcaattctgttaaatacagtctctacatatgtCACGATGGGAAATTTTGGTgccgattattgtcagaggaaatatcacagtttcgcgatttacacgattattgattaaatgaaaaacaaacaatatatagctaatagtatagctaattaactacaatatttattattgttataagtgtaaaactgaaaaacatgtttcctgtttggaaacCTTACCCTTTTTGACTTGTTCTTCGGCATGTTTGCTAAATACAGGAACAGTGTtggtgtactgaagtatattctgtcttctgacggtcttgTGTATcaaagatttgtggatctgtggtctagttttggagctgttgtcctCACAAGGTCTTCTCCCGagctcttataggcactgaacctggcattgatggctttgaagtccagataaatgacatttaacaatcaaggtcaaatatgacatcatagacactgtcacatgggacattaTAGACTctttcacatgtgacatcacagacactgtcagttaaatgtgatattaagcaaacagttttccatgatataagccctatgaggcaaattatgATAAGTGAATATGgagtatataaaaaatgtatttattgattgatcgatcagttttgaaacacagtaccacaaactgtgtgatttttattggaacagtacaaaaagcacaaatataCTTTTGTTACCCAACATATGTTATAATCActtcaagttttttttcaaacaatattaaactataaaatgtcatttctctctgtgtgtgtatatgttaaTAACAGTGTTTTGATGACTTGTATCATCTACATGTCCCcagtgagtatgtgtgtgtctgtgtgtgtaatttttGACTGTGTTCACAGACCAGATTCACTCATTCACGATGAAGtataaaagaatagaaacatataAACGaatggcccaacagtccttttaaatccaatcaagctgcaccaaattgcagctTGATTGTTATATAAAGAGTTTTTTCACATAAAATATGTTGAATAGTTTTACGAATTCCTGCTGTgagacaagcaaacaaacaaacaaacggacagcgGTGAAAACAGAGGCCTCCGTGGGGTGGATAGTTTATGAACTTACCAACATTATGAATCAATTACAAACTTAACGTGTGAGCCAATGAACCAAAAATGTATTGGCAAGAAATTTGACAAAAATACCGGAAATAGAATAATTTTATGAGCGAAAATAGccaaaatgtgttgtttctgtttcccaAAAATGAATATTATGTCTTCCATGAGTATATATTCAGCATCTAATGATTCCTTTGGACACTGGAATAAAGACataatattgtaaaaaaatTTCCATTACTGATGTCAATCTGAATTCTAATGTTTATGCCCGCTCATGTGTTTTGGCCATATTGGACCGAGAACAGTGAGGCCTCACTCAAAACAGAAAAtggatttaaagaaaatgttttaagacACATGAAGAatctgatgatgtttttttttactgcagcttTCTAGTGATTCTGAATAAATGACgtcactgtaaacaaagataCAGTGGAATATTATGGATGAAGCACTTTCTGTAAGAACTCatgctgtgaaataaaacagtgtgaAAAGGCTCAGAAACCCTAAAACTGCCTCCAGCGTCTCCCCTATTTCACTCGTTTCCTCCCCAGCGTTCAAACAAACTGCAgagtctgaaaacaactttactATGTGAATAAATTGTATGAAATTCAAAATAACTTCACCGTGCATCTCATTTTGCTGTTTAAAGTGTAGATAAATGAAGAAATTCAGCATCTGATGTTTGCCTGTCTGAGGTTATACTGGAGTGGACTGCATCACACCAACACATGTTAAAAGATCACTCGCAGCtcagtgaaaatattaaaattataatCATGAAACGTGAGCTTTATTTAGAGCAGTTGTAAACCCAGTTACAAGTGTTTTTACAAAGAGTTTTACTGATCAAAGTGAAGCAGTTTGAAATGGAAAACAGACTTATGGGGAAATAAATGAGGATATGATTAAAAGAAGGTTAAGTGGAGCATGTTtgtaaaattactttttaaagaCGAAGCGTCATGCATCTCTTTCTCCACACATTTAACGAGGGTTGAATGTGTGAGTAATGggactttttttccccaatagctttatgaaaacaaaacaagaaaattaaaacaaaaacctccCTCATTAGGAGAATAATCAGAAAAGCTGGACTCGAACGCACTCCGGTCCCTCGccgtcgctgctgctgctgctttcacaaactgctgctctctATCTAAATCAAAGCGCCCACAACACTCCCAGAGCCCTAAACCACAGAGAACATTTCCAGTTGGCCCGATCCCACCGATGAGGTAACAGCGCCGGGACCCCGGACAAGCAGAGAGACTCCACATCTTTATGGGAAGAGAAAAATCCAGAAGTGCTGGAGCAGATCGCAGACAAAGGACTGTTCTTTGTGTCAGTTCACAGAGTTTGGCAGCGAGAGAAGGGGGTTGAGGAAATAACATGACActttaaaatcaaaagaaaCTAAAGTACAGAAGTAgagttttgcttgtttttttattttgtagggcCTCTTAACGTCAGCTTCACTGGATTTATTGTGCATTTTGTTCACACATGTATCTACTAACTGTGATTGTGATTGAAGGTCATGTTTACATGCGATGCCTTTATTTCCGGTTTCAAATTGCAATTTTTCCGAGCTCGCTGAAGAACTTTGCACGACGTTCCAACATCCTGTCGTCATCAGCCACGTGTCCTGCGTCTCGcaatacttgacattgattggctGATAAACAGACATCTAgtttctgcagtttgttttttgcattttttcctgcaggttgacttttgatttttaaaatcctaATAAAATATTTAGCCTGCTCCTCATGCTGTGGATCGTTTCTTCTCATGcagttatttttcttcttgtatTGTTTAGCGGATGCACCTTGTACACCTGCCACTTAGGTTTCGGACCAAACAAGGTAAGTGTGAAAGCTTGAGGCACAAGACTCAGTTGGATTCTTTCTCTCTGAACCATGAAAATCTGTAGAAAACTCTATAATAGTTGTTTCTGGACCAAAGTAGTCGACTGAGCATCATTTCCAACATGGAGCTAAAACTTCACACAAACATGGTCCATCCATTCTCACCACAAGGTCCCATTAGTCTGGGCTCTGTAGCTTTCAAGCTAATGGTTAAAAATTATGTTTGAAACTCAACTCTTCAGCCAATTCTGACCCCAAAGTCGGTCACTGGTTAAAGAATAAATGGAAGTATGAACATGAACATCTGCATTTCCATGACAACTGGCGACCTCCATCTGCTGATGAACATCATTCGTCATTAAATTGATGCGCGATTGTTTTCTCAAGAGCCCATTCTTCAATATCACCACTTAAAAAAGCTTCTTTCCCACATTGTGGTGTTTCTATTTTCAGCTGTGTGAAGAATTTGAGTTCTTCCATCTCTGAATGAATCAGCAGTGAAACAGAGCTAACACAGAGCGACATGCTGCGCTGCATAGCAATTAGCACCATCTGTCTTTCCTCTGCTCGGATGTTTgaac from Paralichthys olivaceus isolate ysfri-2021 chromosome 16, ASM2471397v2, whole genome shotgun sequence includes these protein-coding regions:
- the LOC138405031 gene encoding flagellar attachment zone protein 1-like, with translation MPKNKSKRVPDSEKLFEDLLEAKQKLDSENLNQAHENASLRMAISCKEATWRKEKESMQNADFERLKEELELDLKDAKKELRIQEKEYRSLSTRNQSQQAEIHKIRRDLKQKCNQVNELEYSIKQREQVIDRTLHEKQALDKQIDELTTKLKAMGTKVLQNEPDWRSEIKALKDELSREQAEKKDGLMKIQALKDELSREQAEKKDGFFTIKALKDELSREQAEKKAGIIKIKALKDELSREQEEKKDGFIKIKALKDELSREQAEKKDGFFKIKALKDELSREQAEKKAGVIKIEAQKDELSHELAEKKAGVIKIKELERMLKVTEETWVTKHEAKIVHTDQMIASLTSQNIALEASNRKLISMQQATETRILQKKTEWETKVHALEDHLSCEQVEKEAGLIKIKALERLVSDTEQMWAAKYEADIKMLILKQIKLQELALMSDKDKATKVKEQKKAKKEAEKSLKKELKEKKKQEKR
- the LOC138405030 gene encoding flagellar attachment zone protein 1-like; translation: MPKNKSKRVPDSEKLFEDLLEAKQKLDSENLNLAHENASLRMAMSCKEATWRKEKESMQNADFERLKEELELDLKDAKKELRIQEKEYRSLSQRNQSQQAEIHKIRHDLKQKCNQVNELEYSIKQREQVIDRTLREKQALDKQIDELTTKLKAMGTKVLQNEPDWRSEIKALKDELSREQAEKKDGLMKIQALKDELSREQVEKKAGFINIKALKDELSSEQAEKKAGIIKIKALKDELSREQAEKKAGIIKIKALKDELSREQAEKKDGFIKIKALKDELSREQAEKKAGFIKIKALKEELSHEQAEKKAGFIKIEAQKDELSHEQAEKKAGFIKIKELERMLKVTEETWVTKHEAKIVHMDQMIASLTSQNIALEASNRKLISMQQATETRILQNKTEWETKVDALEDHLSCEQVEKEAGLVKIKELERLVSDTEQMWAAKHEADIKMLILKQIKLQELALMSDKDKATKVKEQKKAKKEAEKRRKKELKEKKKQEKR
- the LOC109642251 gene encoding flagellar attachment zone protein 1-like isoform X2; this encodes MPKNKSKRVPDSEKLFEDLLEAKQKLDSENLNLAHENASLRMAMSCKEATWRKEKESMQNADFERLKEELELDLKDAKKELRIQEKEYRSLSQRNQSQQAEIHKIRHDLKQKCNQVNELEYSIKQREQVIDRTLHEKQALDKQIDELTTKLKAMGTKVPQNEPDWRSEIKALKDELSREQAEKKDGLMKIQALKDELSREQAEKKAGFINIKALKDELSSEQAEKKAGIIKIKALKDELSREQAEKKDGFIKIKALKDELSREQAEKKAGFIKIKALKEELSREQSEKKAGFIKIEAQKDELSREQAEKKAGFIKIKELERMLKVTEETWVTKHEAKILHMDQMIASLTSQNKALEASNRKLISMQQATETRILQNKTEWETKVDALEDHLSCEQVEKEAGLVKIKELERLVSDTEQMWAAKHEADIKMLILKQIKLQELALMSDKDKATKVKEQKKAKKEAEKRRKKELKEKKKQEKR
- the LOC109642251 gene encoding DNA ligase 1-like isoform X3, whose protein sequence is MAMSCKEATWRKEKESMQNADFERLKEELELDLKDAKKELRIQEKEYRSLSQRNQSQQAEIHKIRHDLKQKCNQVNELEYSIKQREQVIDRTLHEKQALDKQIDELTTKLKAMGTKVPQNEPDWRSEIKALKDELSREQAEKKDGLMKIQALKDELSREQAEKKAGFINIKALKDELSSEQAEKKAGIIKIKALKDELSREQAEKKDGFIKIKALKDELSREQAEKKAGFIKIKALKEELSREQSEKKAGFIKIEAQKDELSREQAEKKAGFIKIKELERMLKVTEETWVTKHEAKILHMDQMIASLTSQNKALEASNRKLISMQQATETRILQNKTEWETKVDALEDHLSCEQVEKEAGLVKIKELERLVSDTEQMWAAKHEADIKMLILKQIKLQELALMSDKDKATKVKEQKKAKKEAEKRRKKELKEKKKQEKR